In Candidatus Epulonipiscium sp., a single genomic region encodes these proteins:
- a CDS encoding SulP family inorganic anion transporter: MKNLWNRIKNDVVGGVTAAVVALPLALAFGIASGAGAVAGLYASIFGGLIAAIFGGCGVQITGPTGAMMAVLVSIVGQYGVGGMLLAGALAGLMQIFLGLFRLGGFVKYLPRPVIAGFTNGVSILFFMTAIGDARAAISITIITTIVIIFSLRFLERVPESLFGLVAGSIANELFIHSPHIVGELPFSIPKLAIGIMPFGEIAHLIMPALTICLLGSISALLSAEVTDGMIGVQHNSNRELIGQGLGNIASTLIGGIPVSGAVARSGVNVHSGGRTKLSSILHSVFLLLMILVFSPFVKRIPLASLAAILMVASIRTADWKSLRLIPRASWTYGTIMTITTILTVMKDLTIAVAIGVALAGVVVLIELATLPYKKVFGKKKEIDSLISIRPDIEVIAFHGPLFFVGVENMRKQVKKGIEKAILVLDLSDVPVIDETAALALQDFVNRLQKEGRSIYIGGLNRKPLRMLIRMGVVESLGKLKVCKNLGTAVQRASREEVRDSQNKQVLVS; this comes from the coding sequence TTGAAAAATTTATGGAATCGTATAAAAAATGACGTAGTAGGAGGGGTCACGGCGGCAGTTGTAGCCCTTCCCCTTGCATTGGCCTTCGGAATCGCCAGCGGAGCAGGGGCTGTGGCGGGGTTATATGCATCTATTTTCGGTGGCCTGATTGCAGCTATATTTGGAGGCTGCGGGGTGCAAATTACCGGTCCTACTGGTGCAATGATGGCAGTTTTGGTTAGTATTGTTGGTCAGTATGGGGTTGGCGGTATGCTACTTGCCGGTGCTTTGGCGGGATTAATGCAGATATTTTTAGGCTTATTTCGCTTAGGGGGATTTGTTAAGTATTTACCCCGCCCAGTGATTGCAGGATTTACAAATGGGGTATCTATATTATTTTTTATGACGGCTATCGGTGATGCTAGAGCAGCAATTTCAATAACCATCATTACCACTATTGTAATTATATTTTCATTACGTTTTTTAGAGAGAGTACCAGAATCTTTATTTGGTCTTGTAGCAGGTTCGATTGCTAATGAACTTTTTATTCATAGCCCTCATATTGTAGGGGAGCTTCCTTTTAGTATACCCAAATTAGCAATCGGTATCATGCCTTTTGGTGAAATTGCCCATCTGATTATGCCTGCATTAACGATTTGTCTTCTAGGCAGCATCTCGGCCCTGCTATCAGCAGAGGTTACAGATGGAATGATTGGTGTTCAGCATAATAGCAATAGGGAACTGATTGGGCAAGGCCTAGGTAATATTGCTTCTACTTTAATTGGCGGCATACCTGTATCGGGGGCCGTTGCCCGTTCGGGGGTTAATGTCCATAGTGGAGGGCGCACCAAGCTTTCAAGTATATTACATTCTGTTTTTCTTTTATTGATGATTTTAGTTTTTAGTCCCTTCGTTAAGAGGATACCGCTGGCATCTTTGGCAGCTATTTTGATGGTTGCTTCGATCAGAACTGCAGATTGGAAGAGTTTAAGGTTGATTCCACGTGCAAGTTGGACCTACGGAACGATTATGACGATTACCACCATATTGACTGTGATGAAAGATTTAACTATTGCTGTAGCCATAGGGGTTGCCTTGGCGGGTGTCGTGGTATTGATAGAACTGGCTACCCTACCCTATAAGAAGGTATTTGGGAAAAAGAAAGAGATAGATTCTCTTATCTCCATTCGGCCCGACATTGAAGTAATTGCCTTTCATGGGCCTTTGTTTTTTGTAGGGGTAGAAAATATGAGAAAACAAGTAAAGAAAGGGATTGAAAAAGCTATTTTAGTATTGGACCTTTCAGATGTACCAGTTATAGATGAAACTGCAGCGTTGGCCCTTCAGGATTTCGTTAACCGGTTGCAAAAGGAAGGCAGGAGCATATATATAGGAGGCCTTAATAGGAAACCCCTCCGAATGTT